TAGCACTGAAATTTTGGATTACATTATTGCAGAGTGGTGCCAAGGTATCAAAGAGCATTACAAAAGACGTTTTGTTTTACCTTTAGAGTTACCTTACACCCAACCATCTGTTACACAAAATCCTATTGAAGTCAATACCCATCGCGCTTCCACTTACCAAAATGTTACACAATATACAGATGTAACTCAATTACGAACAAACGTTGTTGATGTAAAAAGAGCAGACGGTATTCACTCTGTTACAAACAAGCAAGAGGTGGATAAGCAGAATGATAAGTCCGCAACTCCGTCACAGCCGGTTCAAGAAACAGAGTCGCAAATTAGCTCACGCGCTGCTACAGATAAGTGGAGTTTCGATTAGAAGCACTCACAACTGTACGGGCGCAATGCAAGAGCGCCCCTACCAACCACTAACTATCCCAAGCCAGTGTAATCAAAGCATTGACGATCGCAGCAGCAACTGGAGAACCACCTTTGCGTCCTTCAACTCGAATTTGATGTACGGAAGTCTTTGCTAGTGCTGCTTTTGACTCTAAAACAGAAATAAAGCCCACAGGAGCACCAATAACCAACGCCGGAAGTTGTGCTGAAGGTATTGTCAATTGTTGACAAAGTGCAAGTAAAGCTGTAGGAGCATTGCCAATTGCAAAAATTGCTTCTGGGAATTCTTTATAGCATTGCAACAAACCAGTTTCAGTGCGTGTTTTACCTGGAAGTGGTGTTTGGGCAATTTCCACTGCACTAATTAAAGGATTTCCAAAGGTTTGGGCTACTAATCCTGCAACTCCTTGCTTGACCATACTCACATCAGTCACGATTGGGACACGGCGATGTAGAGCTTGAATTCCTGCTGCGATCGCTTTTTCGGAAAATTGGATGAGGTGCTTGAACTCAAAATCAGCAGTGCTGTGAATAACCCGGCGAATAATAGCGTACTCAGCACTGCTGAAATTATGGTCGCCAATTTCGCTGTCAATGACTGCAAAACTCTGCTCCATAATCGGATGCATGGGCAAATTCATTTTAGAACTTGGTTAGTGGTTAGTGGTTGGTGGTTAGTAGATAGTGGTCACTGGTCACTGGTCACTGGTCACTGCTTAGTAACCACTATCAACTAACTCATCCAAAATTCAATATTGGCCAATCTGGTTCCCGATGATAGCGGGTCATATCGTCAAATTTCCGTAACTCAGCACGGTGTATGAGAAATGTAGGTGCATTTTCGATCCATTGCTGATTGAGGTTATCGAACAGGTCAGCTAAGCGATCGCGGTCTATATTGGGGGAAATTTCCCCGAAGTATCCTAAGGTAACGTGTGCTGTTAAGTGATAGTGTTGTTCAATTCCTAATGGCAAAAGATTGGAGTTTTGATAAATTGTGCGACGAAAGTTAATAATTTGCTCGTAGGAATACTTATCCTGGGGGACTAAACAAATACCTATGGCTCTTGGCATAACTGTTAGCCCTTGCATTTGCCATCGTATCGGTTGAGTCGGGGGTACTATTGATTGCTGGTACTGTTGGAAAATTTCTGCGAAGAGCGATCGCAACTGCTCGTCGAACTTTGGATTCTTTTCACAAGCGTCTCGGTAAGCACTATCCCAAATTAAATCCGCTAATGTCAGATGAAAGCTAGCAGGAGGGATAGGTACAATCAATTCCGAGTTGTTGACAGGTAACTTTAAAAGTTCCTCTTGGTAGTTTTGTAAATATTTGTAGAAATCTGTGTTTTCTGATTCCTCTTCCTGGGGAGGGGTAATGACTGTATAACCGGGAAAAGGTACTGCTTTTCTACCTCCAGTCGGAAACGGCTGAAATTTAGAAGATCCCTGAATATGCTGAATTTGGGTTTTGTAGGCTTCTAACAGCGTCATCCGCGCTACTCTATTTAAGTAAGTTTGATAGTTGTCGTCCAACCTATATGTCCTCGCACTCTCACGCTTATTGATTGTAGGCAACACCAGTCAACTTCACTACGTGATTTAAGAAGTATTTAGCTTTTTTTGATATGCCAATCCATGTTTACTGGGGAGAGGATGATTTTGCCATAGAAAAGGAAGTTTCTCTCCTGCGCGATCGCCTACTCGATCCATTATGGGCTAGTTTTAACTACACTGTACTGTCAACTGATGAAACAGATGCCCCGATCCAAGCGTTAAACCTGGTCATGACACCTCCGTTTGGTGCAGGTGGACGTTTGGTGTGGCTGACAAATAGTACCATTTGCCAGCAATGCCCGGAAAATTTGTTCTCTGAATTGGAGAGAACTTTGCCTGTCATTGTTCCTAACTCCTACTTATTACTAACAAGCAGCAACAAACCTGATGAACGTCTCAAGTCCACCAAACTCCTAAAAAAGTTTGCTGAATTTCGAGAATTTTCTCTGACCCCACCTTGGAAGACGGAAGCCCTCATACAGTCTACCAATCAAGCTGCCCAAACTGTAGGTGTCAAACTGACGGCTTCGGGTGTGGAGATGTTAGTGGAAGCAGTAGGAAATGATACACGCTTACTATACAACGAACTCGAAAAGCTACGGCTTTACGCTGAGGGTAGCAATAAACCTTTAGATACAGACGTTATAGCTCAATTAGTTAGAAATACGACTCAAAGTAGCCTAAAATTAGCAGAGGCAATCAGAACAGGAGATACAGTTCGAGCTTTGATAACTTTGACAGACTTAATTAATGCTTGTGAGCCT
This genomic interval from Scytonema hofmannii PCC 7110 contains the following:
- a CDS encoding cobalt-precorrin-8X methylmutase; translated protein: MNLPMHPIMEQSFAVIDSEIGDHNFSSAEYAIIRRVIHSTADFEFKHLIQFSEKAIAAGIQALHRRVPIVTDVSMVKQGVAGLVAQTFGNPLISAVEIAQTPLPGKTRTETGLLQCYKEFPEAIFAIGNAPTALLALCQQLTIPSAQLPALVIGAPVGFISVLESKAALAKTSVHQIRVEGRKGGSPVAAAIVNALITLAWDS
- a CDS encoding DUF1868 domain-containing protein encodes the protein MDDNYQTYLNRVARMTLLEAYKTQIQHIQGSSKFQPFPTGGRKAVPFPGYTVITPPQEEESENTDFYKYLQNYQEELLKLPVNNSELIVPIPPASFHLTLADLIWDSAYRDACEKNPKFDEQLRSLFAEIFQQYQQSIVPPTQPIRWQMQGLTVMPRAIGICLVPQDKYSYEQIINFRRTIYQNSNLLPLGIEQHYHLTAHVTLGYFGEISPNIDRDRLADLFDNLNQQWIENAPTFLIHRAELRKFDDMTRYHREPDWPILNFG
- the holA gene encoding DNA polymerase III subunit delta: MPIHVYWGEDDFAIEKEVSLLRDRLLDPLWASFNYTVLSTDETDAPIQALNLVMTPPFGAGGRLVWLTNSTICQQCPENLFSELERTLPVIVPNSYLLLTSSNKPDERLKSTKLLKKFAEFREFSLTPPWKTEALIQSTNQAAQTVGVKLTASGVEMLVEAVGNDTRLLYNELEKLRLYAEGSNKPLDTDVIAQLVRNTTQSSLKLAEAIRTGDTVRALITLTDLINACEPPLRIVATLIGQFRTWLWVKLMMESGERNLQAIAKAAEIANFNRVYFLQKDVKSISVKQLIACLPLLLDLEVSLKQGNSETSVLQTKVIELCQVCQGK